Part of the Lolium rigidum isolate FL_2022 chromosome 6, APGP_CSIRO_Lrig_0.1, whole genome shotgun sequence genome, TGCTGGGTGCTGGTGTTCAGGACCGGAATGGGGTACACCGGCGCCGCTCTGGCGATCAGCGTGTCCTACTGGCTCAATGTGGCCATGCTCGTAGCGTACATTGTGATATCGAGCTCCTGCAGGGAGACGCGCACGCCACCGACGATCAAGGCCTTCAGGGGAGTGGGTGTGTTCCTGCGCTTAGCTCTGCCCTCTGCACTGATGATGTGGTAATCACCGGAACCTGACTGGGAACTGCATTGCCTCTGCTTTTGAATTTCCAGTTACCTGTTGCCAATCATGTCATGTTTATATTTGCTTTGTACTTTTGTTCAGTCTTGAGTGGTGGTCATTTGAGCTCCTTATTCTCATGTCGGGGCTTCTACCCAACCCAGAGCTTCAGACCTCAGTTCTATCAATTTGGTAAGATATGGTCACTGTATTATGTGGCATAAATCTGCTAGTCCAACAATGTTTGACCTTATGTTACATACTCTTTTTCTACAGCCTCACGAGTATAACATTACTATTCACCATACCCCTTGGGCTTGGAGCGGGTGGAAGGTATGAACCATGAAGCCAATTAACTACATGGAGGATACATTTTTTCTTTTGCTGCTTGGAAACAATATCTGTTTGGTAATTGATTctgtattttttttacttttgttaTTTAATGAGCAGCACGCGAGTAGCAAATGAACTGGGTGCTGGAAACCCTGAAGGAGCTCGATCGGCAGTCCGTGTGGTGATGTCGATCGCAGTGACAGAGGCGGTGATCGTCAGTGGAACTCTTTTGCTGTCCCGGCGCCTCTTGGGTCATGCTTACAGTAGCGAGGACCAGGTCATATCCGCCGTTGCGGCGATGGTTCCTCTGGTCTGCATCACTGTGGTTACGGATGGTCTCCAAGGAGTTCTCTCAGGTCAGTCACCTGAGATCAAACTGTTCTCTATGCGCAGTCCTGACAAATGTTTGCGACGGCGTGTAACATCTGTTTCTTTGTCAGGTATTGCTCGAGGATGTGGGTGGCAGCACGTGGGCGCTTACATCAACCTCGGCTCGTTCTACTTGCTTGGGATCCCGATGGCGATGCTCCTCGGTTTTATTCTGAACATGGGAGCAAAAGGGCTGTGGATAGGTATCATATGTGGGTCGATCTCACAGAGCACACTTCTTTCGGCCGTCACGTTTTTCACCGACTGGCAAAAGATGGTTTGTTCTTCATCTCCATCTGAACTGAACCCACTTACACCTAAGGCTCATAACGAACAGCCCGATGCATTCTTGGAAGAGTTAATACCTATCTCACGGTGCATTGCATTTCATTTTCGTGCAGGCTGACAAAGCTAGGGAGAGGTCACTAAGTGAGAAGGCAACGGAGTCAGAGTCGAGATATCTACTGGAATAGTAGTTACACTACAATTTTGCGCATCTCATCACTGTCGGGACTCGGAAGTGATCATGTAGATTGTAGAGGAGGATCCCGTGAACCACTGCTTTCCTCCATCTTTACATCTATGCAATCCGCGGGGCCGCGGCGGAATGGCAAGGGATGATCTTTCCTGAATCCCCTGGTCCTCATTTTCCACTTAGTTTTTGCTCGACAGGGTACATGCTGGACAGCTCGAGACCTGAGAGTTGCGCCTCCACGTTTTGTGTGCATGTGTTGGCTGTAACATCTGGATGTATAGACTGCAGGATAAATCCGTGCTGTTTCTAACTGAATCATCTCATGTTCTGAAGGTCATTTCCCCTTTCCCTCCTAGAAATAACCAAGCAGGTTTGGGATATTGTTACTCGTGATCACAGGGGTGAGGTTGTGGCAGCAATGGCGGGCTGAAGTGACTGCGTTTCTGAAGCGTTTCATGCTGAGCTGAATGCAGCAGTACAGGCGGTGCGACTGGCCGAGCAACTAGGAGTGATTCATGCTATCCTTGAGACAGATTCTCAGCTCCTGATGATGGCGCTAAACAAAAATTGTGCTGACGCTTCCCTGCTGAGCTTAATCATCAATGACCTGAAGTTTAATATTAGGACCAAGTTTGAACTTGCTGGTCTTGTGTTGGAAGAGATGCCCTAATCCTGGCTTTCtctcaaaaaaggaaaaaagaaagaaagaaggaaaACAGGTATTTTACAATGAGATGGCGAAGAACTGCAATCTTCCAGGGGTGACAGTATATGTGTTCCCCTTATTATCAACGTGTATGAATTGGATTTAGTGGCAATACTAAATCAAAGGTCACCAACTAACAATTCAGTGCACATTGTGGTGTATTCATCTACTTCAATACCAATTCCCCAATTATACTGGTCCACAtctcagcccccccccccccccgtgtcgccctcctctggcggctcgggggaaaccctagcgccccccgccgccggcctccctgcccctcctccctgccgccggcccttgccgcggtggcggcgggccccgttCCCAAAGGGTGGCGGGGATCCTCCGGTCGCAGCGTGCGGCGGAGCTCGGACgctggggcggcggccccgggcagaTGGTGGTGGGGCGTTCGTCGAGGCGGCCGTTTGGACGGCGCAACGCGGCGCAGGAGGCGGCCTCGGCGGCTGGGCGCGGCGGGCTGCAGCGGCGCGGTCGTGGCGCAGCTGGAGGGGCCGGCGGGCAGAGCGGGCCATCCGGGCCCGATCTGGGAAGCGAGGGGCGGCGAGGCGGGtcaaggtggtggtggcggctgctCGCCGGCTTCTCCGGCGTGGTGGAGACGGCGGAGGTCGTGCTCAGG contains:
- the LOC124661871 gene encoding protein DETOXIFICATION 12-like — encoded protein: MVAVSLSQYAVQVSSNMMVGHLPGVLPLSSAAIATSLASVSGFSLLIGMASALETLCGQAYGAKQYHNLGLHTYRAIVTLLVVCVPLSLLWVFMGKILVLIGQDPLIAHGAGRYIVWLIPGLFANALIQPITKFLQSQSLIVPLLLSSVATLALHVPLCWVLVFRTGMGYTGAALAISVSYWLNVAMLVAYIVISSSCRETRTPPTIKAFRGVGVFLRLALPSALMMCLEWWSFELLILMSGLLPNPELQTSVLSICLTSITLLFTIPLGLGAGGSTRVANELGAGNPEGARSAVRVVMSIAVTEAVIVSGTLLLSRRLLGHAYSSEDQVISAVAAMVPLVCITVVTDGLQGVLSGIARGCGWQHVGAYINLGSFYLLGIPMAMLLGFILNMGAKGLWIGIICGSISQSTLLSAVTFFTDWQKMADKARERSLSEKATESESRYLLE